AGGAATATTTTTAATTGCTAAAAGTTAAAAAATGAATAAAAAAACAACTATTTTAGTAGCTGTTTTTAACAAAAAAGAAACAATCGTAAATTGCGTGGAATCTTTGTTAAATTTAAATTCGCCTCCTGTAAGAATTTTACTTCTTGATGGCGGTTCAACTGATGGAACTTATCAAATTTTAGAAAAGGAATATAAAAATAAGATAGATTTAATCCAACTTCCTATAAGCCATTCTGAAAGAATGAATTGGGCGTTAGATAATATTAATACAGAATATACCG
This Patescibacteria group bacterium DNA region includes the following protein-coding sequences:
- a CDS encoding glycosyltransferase family 2 protein — protein: MNKKTTILVAVFNKKETIVNCVESLLNLNSPPVRILLLDGGSTDGTYQILEKEYKNKIDLIQLPISHSERMNWALDNINTEYT